A genomic segment from Halorussus sp. MSC15.2 encodes:
- a CDS encoding ABC transporter ATP-binding protein, translated as MSSEQTIRTETDAATDAEPLLRVEGLQKYFEEADGFLDKLVGDAGKVQAVDGVDLTVRSGETLAVVGESGCGKSTLGQTILNLHTPTGGSVEYKGEDLAGLSAKEMRPYRRDLQMIFQDPLASLNPRQTVGNIVKAPMEVHGIGDDDEDRTERAKELLERVGLKAGHVDRYPHQFSGGQQQRVGIARALALEPELVIADEPVSALDVSVQAQILNLLDELQDEFGLSLVFIAHNLSVVRHIADRVAVMYLGRIVETAPVEELFENPQHPYTKSLLSSVPRIDAADRTDRVILEGTVPSPLDPPSGCRFHTRCPAVIPPDDWPGTQQQFKDGFTFRNRVLAGEIDPDAVRERLGADGETSDDEVAARIVEQSLPGDPADLPPEAAEAVRETAAALAAGDEDRAADRIADEFTSPCEREDPRTVAAGDEHTATCHRVDSDAPGRPDVF; from the coding sequence ATGAGTTCCGAACAGACGATACGGACCGAGACGGACGCAGCGACCGACGCCGAACCCCTGCTGCGAGTCGAGGGACTCCAGAAGTACTTCGAGGAGGCCGACGGCTTCCTCGACAAACTCGTCGGGGACGCCGGGAAGGTGCAGGCCGTGGACGGCGTGGACCTGACGGTCAGGAGCGGCGAGACGCTCGCCGTCGTCGGCGAGTCCGGGTGCGGCAAGTCCACCCTCGGACAGACCATCCTGAACCTCCACACGCCGACCGGGGGTTCGGTCGAGTACAAGGGCGAGGACCTCGCCGGACTGTCGGCCAAGGAGATGCGACCGTACAGGCGGGACCTCCAGATGATATTTCAGGACCCGCTAGCGTCGCTGAACCCGCGCCAGACCGTCGGCAACATCGTGAAAGCGCCGATGGAGGTCCACGGTATCGGCGACGACGACGAGGACCGGACCGAGCGAGCGAAGGAACTGCTCGAACGCGTCGGACTGAAGGCGGGCCACGTGGACCGATACCCCCACCAGTTCTCGGGCGGCCAGCAACAGCGCGTCGGCATCGCCCGCGCGCTGGCGCTCGAACCCGAACTCGTCATCGCCGACGAACCGGTGTCGGCGCTGGACGTGTCGGTGCAGGCCCAGATTCTCAACCTGCTCGACGAACTGCAGGACGAGTTCGGTCTCTCGCTGGTGTTCATCGCCCACAACCTGAGCGTCGTGCGCCACATCGCCGACCGCGTGGCGGTGATGTACCTCGGGCGCATCGTCGAGACGGCCCCGGTCGAGGAACTGTTCGAGAACCCCCAGCACCCCTACACGAAGTCGCTGCTGTCGTCGGTGCCGCGAATCGACGCCGCCGACCGCACCGACCGCGTGATTCTGGAGGGGACGGTGCCGTCGCCGCTCGACCCGCCCTCCGGGTGCCGGTTCCACACGCGATGCCCGGCGGTGATACCGCCCGACGACTGGCCGGGGACCCAACAGCAGTTCAAGGACGGCTTCACCTTCCGCAACCGGGTGTTGGCGGGCGAGATAGACCCGGACGCGGTCCGCGAGCGGTTGGGTGCGGACGGCGAGACGTCGGACGACGAGGTGGCGGCCCGAATCGTCGAGCAGTCGCTTCCCGGAGACCCGGCGGACCTACCGCCGGAGGCGGCCGAGGCGGTGCGAGAGACCGCGGCCGCGCTCGCGGCGGGCGACGAGGACCGGGCGGCCGACCGAATTGCCGACGAGTTCACGTCGCCGTGCGAACGCGAGGACCCGCGGACCGTCGCCGCCGGAGACGAGCACACCGCGACGTGCCACCGCGTCGATTCGGACGCGCCCGGACGACCGGACGTGTTCTGA